One Streptomyces sp. NBC_00223 genomic window carries:
- a CDS encoding glucose-1-phosphate thymidylyltransferase yields the protein MKALVLSGGTGTRLRPLSYSLAKQLVPLANKPILVHCLENIRAIGVDDVGIVVGDTAEQIRAVVGDGSDLGLRVTYIPQHSPLGLAHCVTVAADFLGDEDFVMYLGDNVLPHGVADAANEFRNRRPAAQLLLKKVTDPGSYGVAEIDGDGRVVRLVEKPDGPSNDLAVMGVYFFTPAIHAAVRAIRRSARGELEITDAIQYLVDAGAPVAAQEYSGYWQDSGSPDNLLECNRAMLRGITTDVNGGIDAESTVQGPVVVEPGARVIRSHLVGPVVVGADSVVRDSTVGPNTSLGRACVIEAAGVADSVLLEGVRVQGVGRLSGSVIGRSAVVVGHSEHAPHRLIIGDHTRAEVAA from the coding sequence ATGAAAGCGCTGGTACTGTCCGGAGGCACCGGGACCCGGCTGCGTCCCCTGTCCTATTCGCTGGCCAAGCAGCTGGTGCCGCTGGCCAACAAACCCATCCTCGTGCACTGCCTGGAGAACATCCGCGCCATCGGCGTGGACGACGTGGGGATCGTCGTCGGCGACACCGCGGAGCAGATCCGCGCGGTCGTCGGCGACGGCTCGGACCTGGGTCTGCGCGTCACCTACATCCCGCAGCACAGCCCGCTCGGGCTCGCCCACTGCGTGACCGTCGCCGCCGACTTCCTCGGTGACGAGGACTTCGTGATGTACCTGGGCGACAACGTCCTGCCGCACGGCGTCGCCGACGCGGCGAACGAGTTCCGGAACAGGCGGCCGGCCGCCCAACTGCTGCTGAAGAAGGTCACGGACCCGGGCTCGTACGGCGTCGCCGAGATCGACGGCGACGGCAGGGTGGTGCGCCTGGTCGAGAAGCCGGACGGGCCGAGCAACGACCTGGCCGTGATGGGCGTGTACTTCTTCACACCGGCGATCCACGCCGCGGTACGGGCCATCCGGCGCAGCGCGCGCGGCGAGTTGGAGATCACCGACGCGATCCAGTACCTGGTTGACGCCGGGGCGCCGGTCGCGGCGCAGGAGTACAGCGGCTACTGGCAGGACAGCGGCAGCCCCGACAACCTGCTGGAGTGCAACCGCGCCATGCTGCGGGGCATCACCACCGACGTCAACGGCGGCATCGACGCGGAGAGCACCGTCCAGGGCCCGGTGGTCGTGGAGCCCGGCGCACGGGTGATCCGGTCGCATCTCGTCGGGCCGGTCGTGGTCGGGGCGGACAGCGTGGTGCGGGACAGCACGGTCGGGCCGAACACGTCACTCGGCCGCGCCTGCGTGATCGAGGCGGCGGGCGTGGCGGACTCGGTTCTGCTCGAAGGGGTGCGGGTGCAGGGCGTCGGCAGGCTGTCCGGGTCCGTGATCGGCCGGTCGGCGGTCGTCGTGGGCCACTCCGAGCACGCCCCGCACCGGCTGATCATCGGGGACCACACCCGGGCGGAGGTGGCGGCATGA
- a CDS encoding ketosynthase chain-length factor encodes MSDDIVVTGLGVAAPNGSDVERYWESVLKGTSGITAITRFDASGYPSGLAGQIEDFDAAAHLPSRLLPQTDVSTRFALVAADQALADAGATDTLSDYERGVVTSNAQGGFEFTHREFRKLWHQGPQFVSVYESFAWFYAVNTGQISIRNGMRGPSAALVGEQAGGLDALGHGRRTVRRGTRLILAGGVDSALDPWGWAAQLAGGLVSREKDPSRAYLPFDRAAGGYVPGEGGAMLVIEAAESARERGAPRIHGRLAGYAATFDPRPGSGRPPGLGRAAALALADAKLRPADIDVVFADAAGVPELDRAEAAALSELFGPSAVPVTAPKALTGRLYGGGGPMDVVAALLSLRDGVVPATAHTSEVPDEYGIDLVTGGPRQRPLTHALVLARGRWGFNSAVVVSSAAG; translated from the coding sequence ATGAGCGACGACATCGTGGTCACCGGCCTCGGCGTCGCCGCGCCCAACGGGTCCGATGTGGAGCGGTACTGGGAGTCGGTGCTGAAGGGGACAAGCGGGATCACCGCGATCACCCGCTTCGACGCCTCCGGCTACCCGTCCGGACTCGCCGGCCAGATCGAGGACTTCGACGCGGCGGCGCACCTGCCGAGCCGGCTGCTGCCGCAGACCGACGTGTCCACACGGTTCGCGCTCGTCGCCGCGGACCAGGCACTGGCGGACGCCGGGGCGACCGACACACTGTCCGACTACGAACGGGGCGTCGTCACGTCCAACGCGCAGGGCGGATTCGAGTTCACACACCGCGAGTTCCGCAAACTGTGGCACCAGGGACCACAGTTCGTCAGCGTCTACGAGTCCTTCGCCTGGTTCTACGCGGTCAACACCGGCCAGATCTCCATCCGCAACGGCATGCGCGGACCGAGTGCGGCGCTCGTCGGCGAGCAGGCCGGCGGCCTCGACGCGCTGGGCCACGGCCGCCGCACCGTGCGGCGCGGCACCCGGCTCATCCTCGCCGGCGGCGTGGACTCGGCGCTCGACCCGTGGGGCTGGGCTGCCCAGCTGGCCGGCGGCCTGGTCAGCCGGGAGAAGGATCCCAGCCGCGCGTACCTGCCGTTCGACCGCGCGGCCGGCGGCTACGTCCCCGGCGAGGGCGGCGCCATGCTGGTCATCGAGGCGGCGGAGTCGGCCCGGGAACGCGGCGCACCCCGTATCCACGGCCGACTCGCGGGCTACGCAGCCACGTTCGACCCCAGGCCCGGCTCCGGTCGGCCCCCCGGGCTGGGGCGGGCCGCCGCGCTGGCCCTCGCCGACGCGAAGCTGCGCCCGGCCGACATCGACGTCGTGTTCGCCGACGCGGCGGGCGTCCCCGAACTCGACCGGGCCGAAGCGGCCGCGCTCAGCGAGCTGTTCGGCCCCAGCGCGGTACCGGTGACGGCGCCGAAGGCGCTCACCGGCCGGCTGTACGGGGGCGGCGGCCCGATGGACGTCGTCGCGGCCCTGCTGTCCCTGCGGGACGGGGTGGTACCGGCCACCGCGCACACCTCGGAGGTGCCCGACGAGTACGGCATCGACCTGGTGACCGGCGGACCGCGGCAACGGCCCCTCACCCACGCGCTGGTGCTGGCCAGAGGGCGCTGGGGCTTCAACTCGGCGGTCGTCGTCAGCTCCGCGGCCGGCTGA
- a CDS encoding aromatase/cyclase: MTEQALHRTEHSLIVSAPPQRLYDLVADVSRWPAVFGPTVHVRHLERGERGELFELWALVHGEVENWTSRRVLDPVRRYVRFDQVRSRPPITSMGGGWLFRELSSGETEVVLRHRFSTADDGPGTVERTLEALDRNSREELAALARIAERGSALDDLVFSFTDVVELPGGTEAVYEFVRRADLWPDRLPHVNKVALSERPDGIQQLEMETLLADGSAHLTRSVRVCASPEWIAYKQLLTPRLLTGHSGLWTFGEGADGPVAVSTHTVALDPDAVAGVLGPDATLADARAYVTDALTRNSRTTLTHAGRFAAR, encoded by the coding sequence ATGACCGAGCAGGCGCTGCACCGCACGGAACACTCGCTCATCGTCTCCGCCCCGCCCCAGAGGCTCTACGACCTGGTCGCCGACGTCTCGCGCTGGCCGGCCGTGTTCGGTCCCACGGTCCATGTGCGCCACCTCGAACGCGGTGAGCGCGGCGAACTCTTCGAACTGTGGGCCCTGGTGCACGGCGAGGTCGAGAACTGGACCTCGCGCCGCGTCCTGGACCCGGTCCGCCGTTACGTCCGCTTCGACCAGGTGCGCAGCCGCCCCCCGATCACCTCCATGGGCGGCGGCTGGCTGTTCCGCGAACTGAGCTCCGGTGAGACCGAAGTGGTGCTCCGCCACCGCTTCAGCACCGCCGACGACGGCCCGGGCACCGTCGAGCGGACACTGGAGGCGCTGGACCGCAACAGCCGGGAGGAACTGGCCGCGCTGGCCCGTATCGCGGAGCGCGGATCCGCCCTGGACGACCTGGTGTTCTCCTTCACCGACGTGGTGGAACTGCCGGGCGGGACGGAGGCGGTGTACGAGTTCGTCAGGCGGGCCGACCTGTGGCCGGACCGGCTGCCGCACGTCAACAAGGTCGCTCTGAGCGAACGACCCGACGGCATACAGCAGTTGGAGATGGAGACGCTGCTCGCGGACGGATCCGCCCACCTCACCCGCTCGGTGCGGGTGTGCGCCTCGCCCGAGTGGATCGCCTACAAGCAGCTCCTCACCCCGCGGTTGCTCACCGGCCACAGCGGGCTGTGGACCTTCGGCGAGGGCGCCGACGGCCCGGTGGCGGTGTCCACCCACACGGTGGCCCTCGACCCCGACGCGGTGGCCGGCGTACTCGGCCCGGACGCCACGCTCGCCGACGCCCGTGCGTACGTCACGGACGCGCTCACCCGCAACAGCCGGACCACCCTGACGCACGCCGGCCGCTTCGCCGCGCGGTGA
- a CDS encoding nuclear transport factor 2 family protein, translating into MTNTYATFVPTDLYARIQQFYAHQMQALDAGRFAEYADTFTEDGTFQHSPQAAPASTRLGIVAELVEFNKRFDNDPVRRRHWFNHIALEPQADGSIRSTVYALVVTVRPNAKPEITPSCVVHDVLTVDGETVLTRSRLVTHDQLF; encoded by the coding sequence GTGACCAACACGTATGCCACCTTCGTGCCGACCGATCTGTACGCGCGGATCCAGCAGTTCTACGCACACCAGATGCAGGCGCTGGACGCCGGCCGGTTCGCGGAGTACGCCGACACCTTCACCGAGGACGGCACCTTCCAGCACTCGCCCCAGGCCGCGCCCGCCAGCACCCGGCTCGGCATCGTGGCCGAACTGGTCGAGTTCAACAAGCGGTTCGACAACGACCCGGTGCGGCGCCGGCACTGGTTCAACCACATCGCCCTGGAACCGCAGGCCGACGGCAGCATCCGCTCCACCGTCTACGCCCTCGTGGTCACGGTCCGGCCCAACGCCAAGCCGGAGATCACGCCGAGCTGCGTCGTCCACGACGTCCTCACGGTCGACGGAGAAACCGTCCTCACCCGTTCCCGGCTGGTGACGCACGACCAGCTCTTCTGA
- a CDS encoding beta-ketoacyl-[acyl-carrier-protein] synthase family protein: MVRRVVITGIGVRAPGGNGKKEFWNLLTAGRTATRRISFFDASPYRSRIAGEVDFDAAAEGFTPREIRRMDRATQFAVACAREAVADSGLEPDGLDPYRLGVSLGSAVASATSLENEYLVMSDAGRDWLVDPGYLSPHMFDYLSPGVMPAEIAWAVGAEGPVTMVSDGCTSGLDSVGYAVQLIREGTVDAVVTGAADTPISPIVVSCFDAIKATTPRNDAPEQASRPFDDSRNGFVLAEGSAMFVLEEYEAARARGAHVYAEIGGYATRCNAHHMTGLKKDGREMAEAIRRALDEARLDADAIDYVNAHGSGTKQNDRHETAAYKRSLGEHAYQVPISSIKSMVGHSLGAIGSIEIAASALAIEHHVVPPTANLHIPDPECDLDYVPLTAREQRVDSVLTVGSGFGGFQSAMVLHRPEVADR, translated from the coding sequence GTGGTCCGGCGAGTAGTCATCACCGGGATCGGGGTGCGCGCCCCGGGAGGGAACGGCAAGAAGGAGTTCTGGAACCTGCTGACGGCGGGGCGCACCGCGACCCGCCGCATCTCCTTCTTCGACGCCTCTCCCTACCGCTCGCGCATAGCCGGCGAGGTCGACTTCGACGCGGCAGCCGAGGGGTTCACCCCGCGGGAGATCCGCCGGATGGACCGGGCCACCCAGTTCGCCGTCGCCTGCGCCCGCGAGGCGGTGGCCGACAGTGGCCTCGAACCGGACGGGCTCGACCCGTACCGGCTGGGCGTCAGCCTGGGCAGCGCGGTGGCCTCGGCGACCAGCCTGGAGAACGAGTACCTCGTGATGTCCGACGCGGGGCGGGACTGGCTGGTCGACCCCGGCTACCTCTCCCCGCACATGTTCGACTACCTCAGCCCCGGCGTCATGCCGGCCGAGATCGCCTGGGCGGTGGGCGCCGAGGGCCCGGTGACGATGGTGTCCGACGGCTGCACCTCCGGCCTGGACTCCGTGGGATACGCCGTGCAGCTGATCCGCGAGGGCACCGTCGACGCCGTCGTCACAGGCGCCGCGGACACCCCCATCTCGCCCATCGTCGTGTCGTGCTTCGACGCCATCAAGGCGACGACCCCGCGCAACGACGCGCCCGAGCAGGCATCCCGTCCCTTCGACGACTCGCGCAACGGCTTCGTCCTGGCGGAGGGGTCGGCGATGTTCGTGCTGGAGGAGTACGAGGCTGCCAGAGCCCGCGGCGCGCACGTCTACGCCGAGATCGGCGGGTACGCCACCCGCTGCAACGCCCACCACATGACCGGACTGAAGAAGGACGGCCGGGAGATGGCCGAGGCGATCCGCCGGGCGCTGGACGAGGCACGGCTCGACGCGGACGCCATCGACTACGTCAACGCGCACGGCTCGGGCACCAAGCAGAACGACCGGCACGAGACGGCCGCGTACAAGCGCAGCCTGGGGGAGCACGCGTACCAGGTGCCGATCAGCTCCATCAAATCGATGGTGGGCCACTCGCTGGGGGCGATCGGCTCGATCGAGATCGCCGCGTCCGCGCTCGCCATCGAGCACCACGTGGTCCCGCCCACCGCCAACCTGCACATCCCGGACCCCGAGTGCGACCTGGACTACGTGCCGCTCACCGCGCGCGAGCAGCGGGTCGACTCGGTGCTGACGGTGGGCAGCGGCTTCGGCGGCTTCCAGAGCGCCATGGTGCTGCACCGCCCGGAGGTGGCGGACCGATGA
- a CDS encoding acyl carrier protein, whose translation MAVLDINGLRRILVACAGQDDGVDLSGDFTDTSFTALGYDSLALIETSAVMQRELGIVLSDEEVALAQTPGALLDLVNSTVAATG comes from the coding sequence ATGGCAGTCCTGGACATCAACGGCCTGCGGCGCATTCTGGTGGCCTGCGCGGGTCAGGACGACGGCGTCGACCTCAGCGGGGACTTCACCGACACCAGCTTCACGGCGCTCGGCTACGACTCGCTGGCGCTCATCGAGACGTCGGCGGTGATGCAGCGCGAGCTCGGGATCGTCCTGTCCGACGAGGAGGTCGCGCTCGCGCAGACACCGGGCGCGCTGCTGGACCTGGTCAACTCGACCGTGGCGGCGACCGGCTGA
- the rfbB gene encoding dTDP-glucose 4,6-dehydratase, producing MRILVTGGAGFIGSHYVRSLLNGGRTGGDPAGVGGSRGRPGGGPGGDPVVGNPGGGPGGDRGGDPGAGGVTEVTVIDRLTYAGRRENLPPDGPRLRFVHGDVCDADLLTKVLPGHDAVVHFAAESHVDRSLLGAAEFVRTNVAGTQTLLDACLRTGVGPVVHVSTDEVYGSIGSGSWTEESPLLPNSPYAASKAGSDLIARAFARTHGMDVRITRCSNNYGPYQHPEKLIPLFVTRFLTGREAPLYGDGRNVREWIHVDDHCRAVHQVLLKGGPGEIYNIGGGSGLTNREIVGMLLELCDADWSLVREVPDRKGHDLRYALDGGKAREELGFEPRWTLDKGLVDTVAWYRDNPGFWRGR from the coding sequence ATGAGGATCCTGGTCACCGGCGGCGCCGGCTTCATCGGTTCGCACTACGTACGGTCCCTGCTCAACGGGGGCCGTACCGGGGGCGATCCGGCCGGTGTCGGTGGATCTCGCGGCCGTCCCGGTGGTGGTCCGGGCGGTGACCCCGTCGTCGGCAACCCCGGTGGTGGTCCCGGTGGTGATCGCGGTGGTGATCCCGGTGCCGGGGGCGTCACCGAGGTGACGGTGATCGACCGGCTGACGTACGCGGGCCGCAGGGAGAACCTGCCGCCGGACGGGCCCCGGTTGCGGTTCGTGCACGGGGACGTGTGCGACGCGGACCTGCTGACGAAGGTGCTGCCGGGACACGACGCCGTGGTCCACTTCGCCGCGGAGTCGCACGTGGACCGCTCGCTGCTCGGCGCCGCGGAGTTCGTCCGCACCAACGTCGCGGGCACCCAGACGCTCCTCGACGCCTGCCTGCGCACCGGCGTGGGCCCCGTCGTCCACGTCTCGACGGACGAGGTGTACGGGTCGATCGGCTCCGGATCGTGGACCGAGGAGTCGCCGCTGCTCCCCAACTCGCCCTACGCGGCCTCCAAGGCGGGGAGCGACCTGATCGCCCGCGCCTTCGCCAGAACGCACGGGATGGACGTACGGATCACCCGGTGCTCCAACAACTACGGCCCCTACCAGCATCCCGAGAAGCTGATCCCTCTCTTCGTCACCCGCTTCCTGACCGGGCGCGAAGCGCCCCTGTACGGCGACGGGCGCAACGTCCGGGAGTGGATCCACGTGGACGACCACTGCCGAGCCGTCCACCAGGTACTGCTGAAAGGGGGCCCGGGGGAGATCTACAACATCGGTGGCGGCAGCGGGCTCACCAACCGTGAGATCGTGGGGATGCTCCTCGAACTGTGCGACGCCGACTGGTCCTTGGTGCGTGAGGTGCCGGACCGCAAGGGGCACGACCTGCGTTACGCACTCGACGGCGGCAAGGCCCGTGAGGAATTGGGCTTCGAGCCGCGCTGGACGCTGGACAAGGGGCTGGTCGACACCGTGGCCTGGTACCGGGACAATCCGGGGTTCTGGCGCGGCCGGTAG